The DNA region GCTGCTGAATCTGGTCTTGACCACGATGCTGGCGTACACGCTGAGCCGTCGGGAATATGTATTCCGCAAGCCGATTACCTTGATCTTTATTCTGACGATGTACTTTAACGCCGGTTTGATTCCTGGATATTTTCTGATGAAGGACTTGCACCTGCTGAATTCGTTCTGGGTATATGTGATCCCGTCGATGATCAGCGCATTCAATATGATCGTTATCCGGACGTATATCGGAACGATTCCGGAAAGCTTGGTCGAATCGGCAAGAATTGACGGAGCCGGAGATTTTAAAATCTTCATTCGGATCATCTTCCCGCTGTGTAAGCCGGTGCTGGCAACCATTGCGCTGTTCGTGGCCGTGGGGGCTTGGAACTCCTGGTTTGATGCATTCATCTATACCTCCTCCCGCCAAGAGCTGAGCACTTTGCAGTATGAGCTGATGAAGCTGCTGTCATCCAGTATGAACGCGAACAGCAACCCGGCAGTGGCTGCCGGAGCCGGGATGACGCAGGACGCTGCGGTGAACATGGTAACGCCGATTTCAATTCGCGCTGCCGTAACGGTCGTGGCATCGGTTCCGATTCTGCTGGTTTATCCGTTCATGCAAAAGTACTTTGTTGTCGGTCTTAATGTCGGCAGTGTTAAGGAGTAGAACATGACGATACATGCAATCGGTTATGCGAACCCGGTTCTTCCGGGGTTTTATCCAGACCCGAGCATTGTCCGGGCAGGGGATGACTTTTATATGGTTTGCAGTTCATTTGAATACTTCCCGGCCGTGCCGATTTTCCGCAGTCGTAATTTAGCAGATTGGGAACAAATCGGGCATGTGCTGGACCGGGACAGCCAGCTGGATCTGAGGGCTAGGCGCAGTTCGGACGGAATCTATGCACCGACGCTAAGGTACTATAACGGAACGTTCTATATGATTACGACGGATGTTTATGGAATTGGGAACTTTTACGTAACCACTCAGGATCCGGCCGGCCCATGGTCCGATCCGATCCTGGTCCCGTATGGCGGGATCGATCCCTCTTTGTTCTTCGACGATGACGGCAAGGTTTATGTGACCGCCCAGCAGGGAGCTGATTACGACTCCCATGCCATCCAGTACGAAATCGACATTGCCACCGGGAAAGCGCTGTCCGAGCCGGTAGTCATCTGGAGGGGGGACGGTGGTCCCTGGACGGAAGGGCCCCACTTGTACAAAATAAACGGCATGTATTACATCATGTCCGCTTCCGGCGGCACGGCGAAGGATCACCGGGAAATTATCGGGCGGAGCGCGAGTCCCTATGGGCCGTTCGAGCTGTATCCGCATCCGATTCTGACACACCGGGGGATCGAGCACCCCATTCAGTATTTAGGCCATGCGGACCTCGTGGAGGATATGAACGGTGATTGGTGGGCTGTATTTCTTGGCGTTCGACTTGTTGATTCGGGATACAGCGTACTCGGCAGGGAGACATTTCTTGCTCCCGTAACCTGGAATGACGAGGGATGGCCGATGATCGACAACAATGAAGGCACCGTAAATCTCGATATGCGCGTAAAATGGTTACCTGGGACGCCAGAGAGGATAAAGTCCGGGCCGATGGCCCTGTTCGAAGGCAAGGATGATTTTGATGAGCCCAAGCTCCTGCATGGCTGGACCTTTCTTCGGAACCCGGCGGAAGGAAGCTGGTCGTTAACCGAGCGAGAAGGCTGGCTTACCTTGCGCGGACAATCCGCCGGCTTAAATGACGTGGGCCAGGTTGCTTTTGTAGGCAGACGCCAACAACATGTCCGGGCGGAATGGAGAACTTTGCTTGAATTCGGTACGATCCGCGATGGCGAGGAAGCGGGGATATGCGCGAGAAGGGATGAAGACGCCCATTATGAAATTTTTCTAAAGCAGGAAGATGGGCGGAAGATGATCGGCGCCAGACTGACCGTAAGAGGCGAATCCAAATTAGCGGCGGAAGCACCGGTCCATGCCGACTCGGTATATTTAAAGATTAGCTCGGACGTAACCGGCTATTCGTTGTCCTATTCGCTCGACGGCCTTGAGTGGGTCCGGCTCGGCCAAGGAGCGGCCAAGTCGCTGTCACCGGAGGATTTTGTAAACAAAATGTGCTTTACGGGAGTGCTTATCGGCCTCTACGCAAGCGGTAACGGGAAACCCGCTTCGGGTCCGGCCAGCTTTGACTGGTTCGAGACCAGGATTGGTAAGGAGGAAGAGATATGAATGTATCGGTACCGGCCGAGTCCGCACTTAAAGACATATTCGCGGAAGACTTCCATATAGGTGCAGCGGTCAGCAGCAAGACGATCAAGTCGCAGGAGAGTCTGCTTACGCATCACTTTAACAGCATTACGGCGGAAAACGAAATGAAGTTCGCCAGCGTCCATCCAGAGGAAGAGCTTTACACCTTTGAGGAGGCGGATCAAATCGTGGACTTCGCACGCAAACACGGGATGGCTGTCCGCGGACATACGCTGGTATGGCATAACCAGACCACCGATTGGTTGTTCCGCGACAAGCAGAATCAGCTCGTGAGCAAAGCCGTACTTTATGAAAGAATCCGTTCGCATATCCAAACGGTCGTAGGCAGATATAAGGGCGATATTTACGCTTGGGACGTTGTGAACGAGGTCATTGCCGATGACGGCGAGCAGCTGCTGCGTACCTCCAGCTGGACGGAAATCGCCGGGGACGAATTCATCGCCAAAGCGTTTGAATACGCGCATGCTGCCGATCCGAATGCGCTGTTGTTCTATAACGACTACAACGAGTCCCATCCAAGCAAACGGGATAAAATTTATACCTTGGTCAAGTCTCTTCTGGACCGGGGAGTTCCTATTCACGGCATTGGCCTGCAGGCACACTGGAATCTGTTCAACCCGTCCTTGGATGACATCCGGGCAGCCATCGAAAAATATGCTTCACTAGGATTGCAGCTTCAGCTCACGGAACTGGATGTGTCAGTATTCCGTTTCGAAGATAAGCGGGCCGATCTGACCGAGCCTGAACCGGGGATGCTGGAACAGCAGGCTGAATTCTACGAAGCCGTGTTCAAGCTGCTTAAGGAATACAGCGATGTAATTAGCGCCGTGACGTTCTGGGGAGCTGCGGACGACCACACCTGGCTCAGCGATTTTCCGGTACGTGGACGCAAAAACTGGCCGCTGCTGTTCGATGAGCGGCACAGGCCGAAGCCGGCTTATTATCGCGTAGCTGCTCTTGCTAATCATCTTCGGCGTTGATGATAGCTGAATTTATTAAATATAGAGCTGTGCCCTCTGAATCAGGTGGGTGCAGCTCTATATTTTTATTGGGAGATTGTTGCGGCTCTTCTATACCGTTAAGACGGATGGGCTTCCATCACGAAACTAACAGGAAACCTCCGGGCAGGAAGACCGTATAATATTGGTAAATGCGGAAAGAGGCTCATTCGAGTTTCCTCCCCAAAAAGTGACTTCTTCTTCCAATTCTCGATTAAAATGCAAAGAAAAGTAGGCTTGTATGTGGTATAATTTGCTAACAAAACAGGACATCAAAAGGGTGGTTTTATAACGATGCGTGAAGTTGGTGATGGGTATTGAGCGAGCCTAAGTTCAAAAAGTTCTTCCTCTTGATCACGATCGTCATTGTCACAAACATATTGGTTTGGTCCAGAGGCTTTCTTGGGGTATCTCTTAAAGCCGAGAGTCCCCTGATCGTTGCTTTCGGGGCGGCTTTTCTGGCAGCGAGCTTGATCGCGTTAATTTATGGAAGCTATACATACCTGTTTAAACCGAAGCCGGTTGTGAAGACGAAGAAAGAGGTTGTTACGCATGAGGACTACGTGGAGGCCATGAGCCGCTACCGTTCCATTGCGGTGCTGAAGCAAGATGTAGAGCTTGCGTTAAATCAGCTGGATCGCATGAAGAACCGGAAGCTGAAGCTCCTGGAGGTATTGGAGCAGCGATTCGATGCGTCCGAGCTGAGCTATAAAAAGTTCAATTCCGTGATCCATGAAGTCGAGAACCTGTTTTACATGAATATCAAAAGCATTCTCAATAAGCTCGGCGTGTTCAGTGTCTCTGATTTTGCGGCCATTGCGGATTTGCGAAAGAACAAAAAGCTGTCTGCGCGAATCATTGAGGAGAAGATCGAGGTTTACAATGAGTACCTTAATTTTGTGAATGAATCCTTAAATACGAATGAAGAAATTTTATTAAAGCTAGATAAGCTCCTTCTTGAGATTGCTCGTCTAGGAAGCTTGGATTTAGAGAGCATTGAAAACATGTCTTGCATGAAAGAAATCGATGCTCTGATCAGCCAAACCAAACTGTACAAAGACTGAAAGGGGTCATGGAATGTCCGGCAGAGGTAAAGTCATTGGTTTTCTTGCCGCAATTGTAGTTGTCGTTTTTGCAGTCGTCTATTTCGGAATCAGTGCCACTTCGAATCTCGGAAGCGGAGCTCAGCCGCTAACACCTGAGGAGGCGGCCAAGAAGCTTGATAAGCTGTACAGTAAGATTAAAGTCAAAACACCAGAGCCCATTAAAGGACAGATTGATTTAAATCCTGTGGACGTGGCGGAATCCCTGCCCGACATTGATAAGTTCCCGGTCTCGGTCAAAAGCACCACCCCTCATTTCGTTGAAATTTTCTCTTCACCCGAGAAAGCGGGGTCAGGGGTAGACGGATGGTTGAATGAGGTGGCAACGGATTTCAATAAGGCCAAAGTCACCGTTAACGGCAAGCCAGTGTCTGTGATGATCCGAAGCATTAACTCGGGAACGGCAGCAGACTACATAAAGTCCGGCAAATACGTGCCGGATGCCTTTACGCCATCCAATGAATTGTGGATGGAGATGATCAAATCGGGCGGTATTAAGACCGAACGGATCTCGAAGAGCCTGAACGGGAATGTTCCTGGTATCGTGATCGATAAAGGAAAATATGATGAGCTGAAGAGCAAGTATGGCGAGGTTAACATCAAAACGGTAACGGAAGCGATTGCAGCCAGCGAGCTGTCGATGGGGTACACGGATCCGTTTGCCAGCTCGACCGGACTCAACTTCCTGGTCGCTGCGCTTAGCGCGATCGACAGCAAAAATCTGCTGAGTGACAAGGCCGTCGAAGGGTTTGAGAAATTCCAGGCCAACGTCCCATTCCTTGCATTAACCACACTGCAGATGAGGGAAGCCGCCGAATCCGGTCGATTGGATGCTTTTGTTCTGGAGTATCAAACCTTCTTTAATGAAGCCGAGCTCCGGTCAGCCTATGAATTCGTTCCGTTTGGCGTAAGACACGACAGCCCGCTGTATGCC from Paenibacillus ihbetae includes:
- a CDS encoding substrate-binding and vWA domain-containing protein; this translates as MSGRGKVIGFLAAIVVVVFAVVYFGISATSNLGSGAQPLTPEEAAKKLDKLYSKIKVKTPEPIKGQIDLNPVDVAESLPDIDKFPVSVKSTTPHFVEIFSSPEKAGSGVDGWLNEVATDFNKAKVTVNGKPVSVMIRSINSGTAADYIKSGKYVPDAFTPSNELWMEMIKSGGIKTERISKSLNGNVPGIVIDKGKYDELKSKYGEVNIKTVTEAIAASELSMGYTDPFASSTGLNFLVAALSAIDSKNLLSDKAVEGFEKFQANVPFLALTTLQMREAAESGRLDAFVLEYQTFFNEAELRSAYEFVPFGVRHDSPLYALGDTPALKKQILKKFADFAAQDKYQKSASKYGFNQLADYKPEAKVVDGGTISRAQKLWKDKKNGGASITAVFVTDVSGSMSGEPINRLRQSLIQGQKYLGSQNSIGLVSYSDDVTINLPIGKYDTNQQSLFVGAAENLVPEGNTATFDGIVVAMKLLQDEIAANPNTKPVIFVLSDGDTNRGSKLKDVQGLIEAFKIPIYTIGYNADIEALQKISSINEAASINADTDDVVYKIGQLLNVQM
- a CDS encoding endo-1,4-beta-xylanase, which gives rise to MNVSVPAESALKDIFAEDFHIGAAVSSKTIKSQESLLTHHFNSITAENEMKFASVHPEEELYTFEEADQIVDFARKHGMAVRGHTLVWHNQTTDWLFRDKQNQLVSKAVLYERIRSHIQTVVGRYKGDIYAWDVVNEVIADDGEQLLRTSSWTEIAGDEFIAKAFEYAHAADPNALLFYNDYNESHPSKRDKIYTLVKSLLDRGVPIHGIGLQAHWNLFNPSLDDIRAAIEKYASLGLQLQLTELDVSVFRFEDKRADLTEPEPGMLEQQAEFYEAVFKLLKEYSDVISAVTFWGAADDHTWLSDFPVRGRKNWPLLFDERHRPKPAYYRVAALANHLRR
- a CDS encoding carbohydrate ABC transporter permease; translation: MANQTISPGPATAAAAPKSVRKKRVEPILFNTFNTLFMIGLVVVTLYPFLNTIVVSLNAGNDTIRGGIYLWPREFTWQNYKAVFASGTIYDAFWISVARTVLSTLLNLVLTTMLAYTLSRREYVFRKPITLIFILTMYFNAGLIPGYFLMKDLHLLNSFWVYVIPSMISAFNMIVIRTYIGTIPESLVESARIDGAGDFKIFIRIIFPLCKPVLATIALFVAVGAWNSWFDAFIYTSSRQELSTLQYELMKLLSSSMNANSNPAVAAGAGMTQDAAVNMVTPISIRAAVTVVASVPILLVYPFMQKYFVVGLNVGSVKE
- a CDS encoding glycoside hydrolase family 43 protein: MTIHAIGYANPVLPGFYPDPSIVRAGDDFYMVCSSFEYFPAVPIFRSRNLADWEQIGHVLDRDSQLDLRARRSSDGIYAPTLRYYNGTFYMITTDVYGIGNFYVTTQDPAGPWSDPILVPYGGIDPSLFFDDDGKVYVTAQQGADYDSHAIQYEIDIATGKALSEPVVIWRGDGGPWTEGPHLYKINGMYYIMSASGGTAKDHREIIGRSASPYGPFELYPHPILTHRGIEHPIQYLGHADLVEDMNGDWWAVFLGVRLVDSGYSVLGRETFLAPVTWNDEGWPMIDNNEGTVNLDMRVKWLPGTPERIKSGPMALFEGKDDFDEPKLLHGWTFLRNPAEGSWSLTEREGWLTLRGQSAGLNDVGQVAFVGRRQQHVRAEWRTLLEFGTIRDGEEAGICARRDEDAHYEIFLKQEDGRKMIGARLTVRGESKLAAEAPVHADSVYLKISSDVTGYSLSYSLDGLEWVRLGQGAAKSLSPEDFVNKMCFTGVLIGLYASGNGKPASGPASFDWFETRIGKEEEI